Genomic segment of Streptomyces longhuiensis:
CGCGAGAGAAGGGCGGTTGGCGGATCACGGGCTGCGCGACCGGTTCGTTCCGTGTTCAGGCACGAACCGGCGCGGCCTAGAACCGCATCAGGCAACGGTCGCCCTCTGACCACGCCTTGGATTGACTCTGACTGGGCGGGCCATCACCTAGGAGGCGCGGCATCCCGGCGGCGTCTGTAGGCGCCAGAGATCAGCACGACGCCGAAGACCAGCTGCACGACGCTCCTCCCTGAAACAGGCCACGAGTCCGACTGGCTGGGGGAACGACAAGAAGTGAAGCGTCGCCCGTTGGGTGCAACGTCCAGCACGCCCCCAAGCACCCACAAGCGCTACGAGCCGCCCAAGAGGTTTCTCGGAATCCGAGAAACCTCTCAGGGTCGTCGTGCTCACATCCAGCAGGTCAGACGCGCTGGTGTTCGTCCTTCAGGGACGTCACGATCTGCGTCGCCAGCTTCTTGGCCGTGGCAGCGCCGTTGTCGTGCCCGTCCGTGGACATGACGCTGACGACGTCGGTGCCCGCGCGCACGGCGATCAGGGTCGTGCCGTTCTGCCAGGCGCTGTCGGTCAGGGTGATGGTGTAAGCGGCGTCGCCCAGGCCGGGCGTGGTGGCGCCGGTGACCTTCACTTTGGTGTGCGTGTCGGAGTCGGTGAAGGTCGCGCACGCAGTGGCGGTTTTCTCCAGGTCCGTCAGCACAGTCGTCGAGGTCGTGCCGCGGTAGGTGTCGATCTCCTGGGCGATGTCCTCGGAAGTGGCCTTGCTGACGTAGTCGTTCTGGGCGAAGGACACCCCCGAGTCGCCGGTGATCGTTATCCAGCTGGTGCCGCCCAGCAGGGAGCAGTCCGGCTTCGGCGCTGGGGAGGAACTCGGCGAGACGTAAGTGGTGCCGGTATCCCGCGCGCCGCTGGGGTCGACCGCGAAACCGGCAGCGAAGAAGGACGCGGGTGCCAGCGCCTTCTTGAGCTGTGCGCCCGTCAGGAGACCGGCGTTGGGGTCCTTGGCCGGCTTCGTCTTGGCAGACGAGGGCTGAACGGTGGTTCCGGATGAGCAGGCCGCCAGGGCCAGCGGGAGCACGGCTGCGGCGAGCAGCGCCTTGGCCGCGCGGGAGAGGTGACGCATCGGGATTTCTGAGTCCTTCTTTGAGGAGTGGTGCGGTTGAGCCGAGCGGACTCTACGGGTGCACAGGCCGTACACAGGTATCGAGGTTCCCAAGATCAGTAAAAGAGTTCCGAGAGCGCCGAGCTTCTTGCTTCGGGACCGTAGTTGAGCTCAGCGTGACTTACGTCCTGAAGGACTCGGCCTGGTGTGACCAGGCGCGGCTCGTCACTGCGCAACGAGCCCGCGGCTGGCGATGACCACAGCGACCGCGGGCATGGTGAGCCGGGGATGATGCCCTGCGCCGCGTCGAGGAGACCGCCCACGAGGTCAGGCGCGATCTTGAAAATTCCGCCGGCCGCCGCGTACGACGAGCCCGCGAGTATGCCGCCGGTCAGGCACGGCCTCCAGCCGAGGGGCTTGACCATGCCGCCGCCCTTGATGCCTATATGGAGCAGTACCGTCAGCGCGACGGCGAGGCCGACGATGCCGAGGTTACCGAACAGGCTGTTCACGGTGGGTTCCTTGGCTAGGCGGCGCGGCCGTACAGCAGCGCGCCGAGGGGGACGGAGGAGACGGGTACGGCGGCGAGCCAGGCGATGGGGAACAGGCGGTGCCGGGTGCGCCGGTAGATGACGATGGCGGCGAGGCCGTAGATCGTCCACGCTCAGCTGCTCGTCCAGTGGCCGGCGGCGAACCAGCGCGCCGTGTCCGCGCCCCAGTTGACGAGGCCGATGGGCCATCCGGCTGCGGCGGTGCCGTGGGTCAGAAGCCAGCGTTGTTTGGGTGTCAGTGCTGCGAGGGCTTCGGCGAGGGATGTGCGGGACAGCTCGATGTGCGGGCGGCGGCGCTCGCAAGGCGCGGGCTCCTCGTCCGGATCGTCGTCCACCGGGTGCGGATCCGGGTCCGGATCGGGGTCCGTGCTGGTGGCAGGCTCGGGTTCCTCGTCGGCGCCTGCCTCGGCGTTGCCGTCGAGGATGTCGTCGAGCCAGTCCGGCGGGCGGGGCTCGAAGCCGTCGGGCAGTTGAGCTGGCGCGGAGGGGAGTTGCGGCTCGTCTGCGTCGGGGCCAATGCCGCGCTTGCGGAGCCAGTCACGAATGGTGAGTTCCTACTGGTCGAGGCCGGGGCGGGTCTCGGTCATCGGGTGCCCTTCAGCTCGTTGGTAAGGCGGTTGACCGTGCGGACGACGGTGGAGCGCGGGACGTCCTTGCCGTGGATGCCCTGCACGCACTTGTAGATCCGCTCCTTGTCCCGCATGCCGGTGGACAGGGCTGTCCTGATCGAGTCCGTGACGGTCTGTCCCGGCGGGGCAACGGGGCGGAGGTTGCCCTCTGACCTGCTGTCCTCGATGCCCTGCTCGTTGTCCCAGACGGCGCGGACAGTGTCCTCGTCGGCGTCGGTGCGCAGGCGATCGAGCTGGTCAAGGACATCGTCGAGGGCGGCGTTCGGGACCGTGTCCATGACAGCGCGGACAGCCGCCCGGACAGTGCCCAGGGCGCGCCCCGACCTGTCCTGCTCGTTGTCCTGCTGTCCGGTCTGGACGGGGTCGAGGAGGTCGAGGCGTCACCGAAACCAGAAGGCCCTCACCCACGCAAGGCCACCCTGCCGTCACCAACGTGCCCGAACTGAACACCTAGGTCTGGCCGCCGCCTCCAGGAGGAGGTAGGGCGCGAGCGCTACTCAGCGGCAGCCCGGCACCGTCCAGGAAACCGCACTGGTCACGGCTGCTGCTTCGTGCGACTGGCTGAGGCTTGTTGAGCGTCCGCGCCGGAACTGGCGTGTCGTTGGGTCTCCTGTGGGCCGTGCCAGTCCAGGCACATCACGGTGGCGTCGTCTTCGAGCCGCCCGCCAGCTGCGTCCCGGACTGCGGACGTCAGCAACAACGCGGTCTCCCGCGGGTGCAGGCCCCGGGTGCGCTCCAGTAGGGCAGGCAGGTCGACCTTCTCCCCATGTCGTTCGACCATGCCGTCGGTGAACATGAGCAGACGGTCGCCATGGCGCAGATCGAGGTCCTGCACACGGTAGGGGAGGGTCGTGAATTCCGACAGCCCGAATGGATGGTCCACCTCACAGGTGATCACCTCTGCAACGCCCTTGCGCATGCGCAGTGGCCAGGGGTGTCCCGCGTTGACGAGCTGGGCCCGCCCGGTATGGAGATTGATGCGCAGCAGCTGCCCGGTGGCGTGCCCGTGGCCGTGGTCGACGAGTGCCCGGTCGACCCGTTGGGCCTGTTCGGCCAGGCCGGCTCCTGCGCGGCGGGCGCCACGCAGGGCGCTCACGAGGACCGTGGCAGCCAGGGCCGCATCGAGGTCGTGGCCCATGGGATCGGTCACCGACACGTGCAGTGCGTCCCGTTGCAGGGTGTAGTCGAAGGTGTCGCCGCTGAGGTCTTCGGAAGGCTCCAGGCTCCCGCACAGCGTGAACTGTGCGGCCTCGCACGAAAGAGACGAGGGAAGCAGCTGGTACTGGATTTCCGCTGCCAGAGTGGTTGGCCTGGAGTGTTTGCCCCAGGTGTAGAAGTCGGTGAAGCGCTCATTGGCGATCACGATGTAGGCCAGGACATGGGCCGCTTCCCCGACCTCATCAAGGACGTCCTTGCCGGGATCGGCTGGCAGGAGCAGTTCCAGCAGCCCGATCGCGTCCCCCCGGTTGGTGACCGGCACGATCACTCGCTGCCCCTGATCGGTCACCTCCTGATAAAGCCGCTGGGTACGGATCACCTCCTCGTAGGCGCTGCCGAAGACAGGGATCCGCTCCGTCTTCAGCCCATCCTCCGCGGGGGCTGTCGACAGCCGCGCCACCGCCTTCCCCGTCAGGTCCACGATGAGGAAAGAGACCTGCGTGGCCCCGAAACGCAGCCGCAGGTCCTCCGCGATCACATCGACGGCATCCACCGGCGCCGCCGTCTCCGCTGCCGTCAGCAACCGGGGATGTCCGCTCTGCCCACCACTCACCACCGCAGTCCTTCCGCCAGTCCCACCTACCAGCCTGAGAATCACCACACTGAGCGTCAACCCATGAAAAGAAACAATATGTACGGATCCTTCAGTTTGTGTCCACGAAACTGTGTCTGTTTCCCGACGTCCGCCCGCAGGCACAGTCGCTATGACTGCTCAGTCACGAACCCGACGACGGGCTGGCTCCTTCGCCCTGCTGTGTAGCAGCAAAGCCGAGGCGCTTACAGGCGCCCCAGTCACGGCGGTGGCGCCGATAGCCGCGTACCTGCCGTTCGGCTTGGGCGGTCGGCGAGTAACGGTCGCGCGGCCGGCTCCCCGGTTTCGCCTGCGCGGATGTGGACGTGCTCCATTTCCTGTGCCGTGCGGGCCTGCCAGATGCGGAGGAGCTGCTCGACGATCCGTCGTGGGTTACACGGCTCGGCGGCCTCGCACACGACTATGAGGCGGCGTACGTGGATTGCGGAGACCTGATCCACTCGGCCGCGGGCGCACACCGACCCTCCTCGGTGTGCGCCCCCGCCTTGGGCGACGGCGGTCGATGCGAGTCGAGTTGCGTCAGGCGGCGGCGCGCCCCTGCCGCCGATTGGTCACGTTGAGTTCCCTGCCTCAAGAGAGCGCGAGTCGACGGCCCCACGGCGACCTGGAAACACAGGCCCTGGCGCGCCTTTGGGTGACGGGGCATCCCTGACCCCAGGGCAGGTACCGACCCGCTTTGTCACCGTCCCGGCCCGTACCAACCAGACGACGATCCCCGAGCGCAGGGTCAGTGACCGGTGGCCGTCGTATTCCCAGGTCAGAGTGGCTTTGATGATGGAGTCCGTCTGTTCTGCGAGGGTGCCATCCCAGCTGGAGTGGGCTTCGTCGGCGTTTGTGATGCCGTCGTGGGCCATGCAGCACTTCGACGAGCGGCGCCCGAGGGCGTCGTAACGGCAGTGGGCGCGTGCGCGGGCGGTGCCCACCGTCAAGTGCGGACGCGCCAGAGGTACCTGGCCACGTAGGGCAGCGCGAGGTCACCGGCCGCCGAGTACGCGAGCAGATCGACGCTCTCCAGGCCGAGCTGGACACGGAGCTCCTCGACGTCACCGACCTGCCGGTCACACCGGTACCTGGACAGTTTCACCGGACGTCGGAGTCGCCCGTGCCGCGCAGATGGAGGCCTGCGCGGCACCTGTCGAAAGTCTTGCTGTAAAGGCATCGCGATGCCTCGCCGTGCCTTGAGCTTAGTGATCAGACCTCTTTCCTGCAGAGGCTGGCGTCACGGCAAGAACGTGCGCGCATAGCGTTTGTCCGTGTCTCAGGCGAAACGGTCTCCGGCCGACTGGCCAGGGTCCTGCTGTAATGGGTAGGGCAGAAAGCGGCCGGAAAGGCAATCATGCGAGTGCTCGTAGTCGAAGACGAACGCGGGCTTGCCGCGGGACTCGCGCACGGCCTCGCCTCCGACGGCTTCGTCGCCAATATCGCCTATAACGGTGTGGACGGGCTCTGGCATGCCGTCAACGAGCCGCACGACGTCATCGTGCTGGACATCATGCTGCCCGGACTGACCGGATACGAGGTCCTCAAACGGCTACGGATGGCCGGCGTGTGGACCCCAGTGCTGATGCTCACTGCCAAGGACGGCGAGTGCGACGAGGCAGACGCCCTCGATCTCGGGGCCGATGACTACCTGAGCAAACCGTTCTCCTACGTGGTGCTCGTCGCCCGCCTGCGGGCCCTGCTGCGCCGCGGGGCACCGGCCAGACCCGCCGTACTCACAGCCGACGACCTCAACTTGGACCCCGCATCTCGCCGATGTCACCGCGCAGGGCGGGAAATCGCTCTGACAGCGCGGGAGTTCGCGCTGCTGGAATTCCTGCTCCGCCACCGCGACGAGGTGGTCAGCAAAACCGACATCCTCACCCACGTGTGGGACGAGAACTACGACGGCGACACCAACATTGTCGAGGTGTACGTCGGCTATTTGCGGCGCAAGATCGACGTCCCCTTCGACCGCCAGTCGATCGACACCATCCGCGGGGCCGGCTACCGGCTACGCGGCACAGGCCAGTGACACGATGGCCCGCCCGTGCCTGGGCCTGGTGGAGCCGCCGGTCGCTGCGCCTGCGGCTCACCGCCGCGGCAGCACTCGTGATCACAGCGGCACTGGCGGGTGCCGCCGTAGTGCTGGTCGCCTGGCTTCGCACCAACCTCATCAGCGGACTCGACCAGACCGCCTGGCAGCGGGCCCAAGCCGTCGCCGAGATCGTCAACTCCGGAAACCTCCCTGCCGCGCTGCCCTCCGCCGGCGATCGCGACATCACCGCCCAAGTCATCGACAGCAAAGGCACGGTACGGTCCAGCTCACCGAATCTAGAAGGCAACCAGAGAGCGTTCACCTTCGCCCCGGCACCGGCCACCTCGGATGAGCCCCACGCCCGTAGCGTGCATCACCTTCCCCACGGAGAGAACGGAACATGGCGCGCCGTGGCCATCCGCGCCGGCACGCCCAACACGCCGATGACCGTGTACGCCGCCGTGCTCACGGAGGACGTCGACAACAGCCTCGCCGGGCTCACCAGGGGGCTGGCCATTGGCGTGCCGCTGGCCGTTACCGTGCTCACCAGCGTCGCATGGCTGCTCACCGGGCGTGCTTTGCATCCCGTAGAGGTGCTGCGCGCTCAGACCGCCGAAATTACCGTCTCCGATCTCAGTCGCCGTCTCGATGTGCCCCCATCAGCCGACGCGCTGGGCCGGCTCGCCACCACACTCAACGATCTACTCGCCCGGCTAGAGGCCTCTACGCACAAGCAGCGCCAGTTCATCGCCGACGCGAGCCACGAGCTGCGCAGCCCCCTGAGCAGCCTGCACACGCAACTGGAGGTCGCCGCCCGGCATCCCGAATCCACGGACTGGCGCAGCCTGGGCCCGGTCCTCGTAGAGGACAGCGAACGCCTCTCCCGTCTCGTCGACGACCTGGTGCGCCTGGCCCGTCTCGACGCCCGCCCTCAATTCCGCACACGCCCCGTGGACCTGGACGAGATCGTCTTCGCCGAAGTCCGGCGCGCTCGTCAGCGCACGCATCTCACCATCGATCAGCACGCCGTCAGTGCCGCGCGCGCGGACGGCGACGTTGACGCCCTCACCCGCGTGGTGCGGAACCTGCTGGACAACGCCCTCCGGTACGCCACCCAAAGGATCGACGTGAGCCTCGGCGTCTGCGACGGCACCGCGCAACTTGTCGTCTCCGACGACGGTCCCGGCATCCCCGGACCCGACCGACAGCGCGTTTTCGACCGCTTCACACGCCTGGACGACGCGCGGGGCAGAGACACCGGCGGCAGCGGACTGGGACTCTCCATCGTCCGCGACATCATCACCGTCCACCGCGGCACCGTCCATGTCGAGGACAACGCCACCGGCGCCCGCTTCGTCGTCCGCCTCCCCATCACACAGCACTGAATCGAATCCCTCGAAGGAACATCATCAACGAGGTGCTTTCGTTGAGACCTCGACGATCTGTTCAGGACGCGGGCCGTAGGCCAGGACCACCTGCCCGTTGGGCTGCTGGGGCTGCCCAGTGATCCGGTGGGTCGGGGCCGGCAGCATGTCGAGCGGGTGACGCCGGATGTGCCAGGTCTGGTAGGCGACCAAGGCGGCCAGCACTCCCACCAGCATCACCGAGCCCCACAGCGTGCCCAGTCCGAGTCCGCCCTCGCTGACAGGCTTGGTGATCGAGTCACCGGCTGCCGCGCTCAGTGGGCGGGTGAGGATGAACGCCAGCCAGAACAGCACCATCGTGTTGATGCTGGTCAGGTAGTGGGCGGCGAGCAGGAGCAGCATGACTCCGGCGATGGCGAAGAAGGTATTGCGGAATCCCAGGCCGGCGCCGTGGGCCAGCCAGTCGCCGCTGGCGGTGCCGAGGGTGTTGGACACGAGAATCGCAACCCAGTACAGAACCTCGCCCTTGCGTGAGGCGATCTTCTCCACGTCATAGGTCTGCCCGGTACGCCACCACACCACGAAGATGATCACCAGGAGGCTGGTAAGGATCACCGCACCAGCCCCGTAGCCAATCCCGTTACTGGTCACAGTCCCGGAATGGCCGACCCCGCGGTCCATGAGGTCCGAGATGGCGGTCCCGACGATGCTGGTGCTAAAGATCACCGTCCAGAAAATTCCCGGATGAAAGCGCTTGGCTCGCAGCTGGAAACCGACGACGATCACGAAGAACACGAAGAACACGATCGCACAGGCGACGTACCCAAACTTGAGTTCGATCGCAAATTCGTCACTGCCAGTTTCCCCGAGAGTCACAGCGACGATTTTCAGCGCCCAGAACAACGCTGTCACAAGGGGGAGCTTCCGCAGCACATACTTGGCCGAGCCATCCACCCTGGAGGACCGGGGCGCGGTGACAGTCATAATTCCACCTGTCTCCAAATATTCCGTTGCCGCATGCACGGATCTGATTAGGCTCACGCAGCAATGCACGCGACATAAGAACGCTGATGCCGCCGGGACATGAAATCGGACCGGCTACAGTCCGACGATTCATCTCGCGACCGCGACTGACGCGAAGCAACTCTTCCACACCCCCGCTGAGAGCTCGCTGAACGCGGCCGAGAGCATCCTCAGATCCATACACCTGCCGACAGCCATCAGCGAGCAATTAGCCCGCAACCCCACGCGGTTCTCAAGGTCGCTCCCGCAACCCCATATCTGGCCCGGTCTAAACCGGGGGCTCCCACGCAAGAGAAGGGATGACCGGGCGGATTCCGCGGCTTCACCAGCCTGCTCCCCCGCGCTGTCCTCTCCCAGACGGCCGCCACCGCTCGGCTGAACTGGCTCCGCCGCCTGCTGACCGGCCGCCCAAGCCCCACAAATCCGCCATCGCCGCCCTGAGGGCTCGACAGCGAGCCTGGCGAGCCCGGTCGGCCCGGATTGGCGGCGTCGCAGGCATGCCGCGACGCCGCCGGCCCCGGGCACTGAGGGTCAGGGAGCCTGGCGGATGGCCCGCTTGCTCGCGTCGGCTTGCTGCGCGCGCAGCGGCAAGAACACCTGCTGCTTGGAAACCACGCCCTGGCCCTGCTTGCTGAGGATGAATCGCATCAGCTCCTCCATCACCGGATCCAGCTGTTTGCCCGGGCGCTTGTTCACGTTGAAGTACGTGACCCGGCTCAACGGATACGCCGCGGAGGCGACGTTCTCGTACGTGGGCGCATACGCCGTCGCCCCGTTGTGCTCGCTGAGCGCGATGACCTTCACGCCCTGGTCGACGTAGGCCATGCCGGTGTAGCCGATCGCG
This window contains:
- a CDS encoding response regulator transcription factor; translated protein: MRVLVVEDERGLAAGLAHGLASDGFVANIAYNGVDGLWHAVNEPHDVIVLDIMLPGLTGYEVLKRLRMAGVWTPVLMLTAKDGECDEADALDLGADDYLSKPFSYVVLVARLRALLRRGAPARPAVLTADDLNLDPASRRCHRAGREIALTAREFALLEFLLRHRDEVVSKTDILTHVWDENYDGDTNIVEVYVGYLRRKIDVPFDRQSIDTIRGAGYRLRGTGQ
- a CDS encoding PP2C family protein-serine/threonine phosphatase, which produces MSGGQSGHPRLLTAAETAAPVDAVDVIAEDLRLRFGATQVSFLIVDLTGKAVARLSTAPAEDGLKTERIPVFGSAYEEVIRTQRLYQEVTDQGQRVIVPVTNRGDAIGLLELLLPADPGKDVLDEVGEAAHVLAYIVIANERFTDFYTWGKHSRPTTLAAEIQYQLLPSSLSCEAAQFTLCGSLEPSEDLSGDTFDYTLQRDALHVSVTDPMGHDLDAALAATVLVSALRGARRAGAGLAEQAQRVDRALVDHGHGHATGQLLRINLHTGRAQLVNAGHPWPLRMRKGVAEVITCEVDHPFGLSEFTTLPYRVQDLDLRHGDRLLMFTDGMVERHGEKVDLPALLERTRGLHPRETALLLTSAVRDAAGGRLEDDATVMCLDWHGPQETQRHASSGADAQQASASRTKQQP
- a CDS encoding sensor histidine kinase → MLVAWLRTNLISGLDQTAWQRAQAVAEIVNSGNLPAALPSAGDRDITAQVIDSKGTVRSSSPNLEGNQRAFTFAPAPATSDEPHARSVHHLPHGENGTWRAVAIRAGTPNTPMTVYAAVLTEDVDNSLAGLTRGLAIGVPLAVTVLTSVAWLLTGRALHPVEVLRAQTAEITVSDLSRRLDVPPSADALGRLATTLNDLLARLEASTHKQRQFIADASHELRSPLSSLHTQLEVAARHPESTDWRSLGPVLVEDSERLSRLVDDLVRLARLDARPQFRTRPVDLDEIVFAEVRRARQRTHLTIDQHAVSAARADGDVDALTRVVRNLLDNALRYATQRIDVSLGVCDGTAQLVVSDDGPGIPGPDRQRVFDRFTRLDDARGRDTGGSGLGLSIVRDIITVHRGTVHVEDNATGARFVVRLPITQH